The DNA region TCATCCTTGGGCTTCCTGTTCAGCTGTGCCCAGTTCCGCCAGAAGTCCCAGTCATAGTCATAATAATAAGATACCTGACCGGGGAAACCGCCGAAGGGCACTTCCACGATGGCGTCAATAAACATCATCGAAATGGTATTGGAGTACGGCTGAGCCCTGAGCTCCTCCTCGCTGACGATCTTCTCACACTGGACGATGCAGTTCTTTGCCGCAATAGCCTGTTCTGCGTCAGGACCCAGGATGCCTTCGATCCGCGTAGTGCCCCTCTCTCCGACCCTCTGGGCCAGAACAATGGTCACCTCGGGAAGGATGGGCGGAACCAGGATGACTTTGACACCCTTTTTGCCTGTGTAGGCGGTGGATTCGCGAACCTGCTCCAGGGCGTTGGTCTTGTTGGAAGTACCGTCGCCGCCCTTAAAGGCATGTGGCCGCAGTCCCCATCCGTCGAAGGGATCCTCTACGACCGCCATTCGCTCCGGGGCAACGGAGGGATGGATCCATGACCCGTCGGCTTTCTTGCCGCGCAGGCCCATCTTCTTGAACGTGTCATGCTCACAAAGACTGGTTCCGAACTCGGACATCAGGGGCGCGAAAGGCCAGCCGTACCGGCCCGCGACCGTCCTGAGACCGTAACCATAGTTCGAATAGTCTTCCACATCGATGGTCCCGTCCTGGATGGAGCGACGGATGTTGTACGCCACCGGCTGAATGCCCTCAAGGCCGATATACGTCGTGTCCAGCAGCTTCACCAGACCCGCACCAGCCCAGAAATCAACGATCGATGCTCCGCCGTTCATCGTAGCGAATAGATCGCCGATATTCTGGCGGATAACCTCTCGGGCCAGGGCGAAGGGCTTCTTGGTGTAGCTGAAGCCGCCCGGGCAGATGCATGTGCCTGGTTTTATAAAGGTCTTCACCGCATCCGAGAGGGACATGATCTTGTCTTTTCCCCTCATAAAAGTGGGGATAGTCACCTCTGCCATAACCTGTTCTCCTTTCATCCGAATCTTGGCTGATAACGCCGTTTAGCTCTTGAGCTGGACCCTGCGGTTCCAGGTCGCGCGGAGGATCTTGTCCATCCCCTCGCGGCTGTCCCTGGCTCCTTCAAGGATATCTGAAAAATGCCGGATACCGGTCTTGATCTCTTCCTCGATGACGTTGAGCGTCACCTCGTCGCTGACCTTTCCGATCTCCTTTTCCAGGACCTCAAGAGTCTCGGGCACCCTCTTCAGAGGGATCCGCATGTCGTTGTAGGCCACGGCCACGATTGTCATGTCCCACGTTGCGGAGATGACCTTCTGCCAGGTTTCAAACGACTCGGTAGGCTGGACGCTCTCGGAGAATCTGCGATCCTCTTCCGAGATCCGAGCCCGCATGCGCTTGTGCTGCTCCATTCTAACACCTCCTTCCCTATTCAGTTTGGTTTGTGTGCAGTTCGCCCGGAGGGAAAAACCCTCCGGACGAATGGAAAACAGCGTTCAGTTCTACTTCTTGCGCCTGTCGTCGACGCGGGCGCTGGCGGTCTTGCCCTCACCGGATGTGGCCCTCGGAAGCTCGTCTGGCCCGATGAGTTCCATAACTTTCGGGTTGACGTCGGTGACGCCCTTGACGGCAATTTTCATCTCGTTCTTGAGCCTCTCCACCAGGGCGGCGTCGCTCAGGTAAGCCTTGTCCTTGAGCTCGATCTTAAGGGTCCACTTGTCCATGCCCCTGCTGTCGGTCTCGATGAGCATGCGGAAATTGGCGCCCATCTCGGGGAAGGGCGTCAGGGCCTCTTCCACCTGGCTCGGGAAAACGATAAGGCCGGAGATGGAGACCGCGTCGTCGGAGCGGCCCTTGATGGCAGCCATCCGGGGATGGGTCCGTCCACAGGGGCAGGGCTTCCAGGTCAGGGAGGCAAGATCCCGGCTGCGGTAGCGGATGAGGGGAGTGCCGGTGTTGACCAGGTTGGTCCACACTATCTCGCCATCTTCACCGTCGGCCACCGGCTCACCCGTGCTCGGGTTGATGCACTCGGCAAGGAGGTGATCCGCCCAGGCGTGCATCTTCTGGGGCATTTTCTCTTTCCTGGCCTTGCACTCACAGGTCATGCCCGGGCCGAGAAACTCCGTCATGCCGAACTCGTCATAGGCCTTGGTGCCGAAAAGTTCCTCGATCTTGACACGGGTTGCCCACGGCCAAGGCTCGGCTCCGTGAAGGCTGATCTTGCAGGTGGAATCCTTGGCAAGGTCGAACCCTTTCTCCTGGGCCTTTTGTCCCACGTAAAGAGCGAAGGATGGGGTGGCGCAGAAAGCCTTGACGGGCAGGTCCACCAGGATGTCCACCATCCGGTCGGACTGGCCGCCGGAAAGGGGGATGGGGCAGGCGCCCATGCGCTGGGCTCCGTAATGGAAACCGAACCCGCCGGTGGGCAGGCCGTATCCGAAGGAGTTCAGGAAGATGTCGCCGGGGCGAACACCAGTCATCCAGAGTTCACGGGCGTTTCGGTCGGCCCACAGGTTGATATCGTTCTCGTTGGCGAAGATGAGGACGGGCTTGCCGGTGGTCCCGGAGGTGCTGTGCATCTCCCTCATTTCGGCCATGTTCCCCGTGACGATCTTGGTGGGGTAGCCGTCGCGGACCGTGGACTTCTCCATGAACGGAACTTTGGAGATGTCCTCGAGGGTCTTCAGGTCGCCCGGATTGAATCCGGCCTTGTCGTAGACCTTTTTGAAATAGGGGTTGTTGTTGTAAACGTTCCTGACCTGTTTCTTGAGACGATCGAGCTGAAGCTTCTTGAGTTTCTCAACCGGCATGGTCTCAATGTCAGACTGGAAATAAGGGCTCTTCGGGTCCTGTTTTTTTGTCTTAACCTGCATGGCTCCGTATTCTCCTCCCTGTTGCTTTACGGCGCGCCGGCTGCCGGTGAAATGAGTCGGGGATATCGCAACCTCGGACGCCTGGGCAGAAAGCCCCGTTTGAATTATTGCCCCCCCGTCGGGCAACCTGGATCAGTCTGGAAAAAAGTTTAGCTGCTTGTGCTTCTTTAAAGAGAAAAACGGGTGAACCATCCCGTCACCACCCGTTTTGCATACCCGCACAATTTCGATATGTCGTTTTACTGTGTGATATAATAAGCTTTTTATAACACCGTTTTAACGGTGTCAAGGAAAAAGGCGGCGGCGGGCTGTCATGGGCATTGAAAAGTGACGTTATCGACCTCAAATAGGGTCAAATCGCTCGATTTAACTCTTTTCAA from bacterium includes:
- a CDS encoding phenylacetate--CoA ligase — translated: MQVKTKKQDPKSPYFQSDIETMPVEKLKKLQLDRLKKQVRNVYNNNPYFKKVYDKAGFNPGDLKTLEDISKVPFMEKSTVRDGYPTKIVTGNMAEMREMHSTSGTTGKPVLIFANENDINLWADRNARELWMTGVRPGDIFLNSFGYGLPTGGFGFHYGAQRMGACPIPLSGGQSDRMVDILVDLPVKAFCATPSFALYVGQKAQEKGFDLAKDSTCKISLHGAEPWPWATRVKIEELFGTKAYDEFGMTEFLGPGMTCECKARKEKMPQKMHAWADHLLAECINPSTGEPVADGEDGEIVWTNLVNTGTPLIRYRSRDLASLTWKPCPCGRTHPRMAAIKGRSDDAVSISGLIVFPSQVEEALTPFPEMGANFRMLIETDSRGMDKWTLKIELKDKAYLSDAALVERLKNEMKIAVKGVTDVNPKVMELIGPDELPRATSGEGKTASARVDDRRKK